The following coding sequences lie in one Syntrophorhabdales bacterium genomic window:
- a CDS encoding DUF58 domain-containing protein → MNQPSSHFDPKVLSTLKHLFLRARFVVDGLMVGVHPSRAKGFSSEFEGHREYAQGEDVRHIDWKAYGKFDRYFIKEYRETTNVRATIVVDASASMGYASNGWSKFEYGSTLAASLAYLMLKQQDAVGLVTFSDKADIVLPPKATQNHLFAILQALERKRPSGETAAGPVLQDLAASLSRKGLVILISDLLGDSEGVVRGLKQLRSREHDVMVFHVLDRDELEFRFEQPTIFKDLEEDIRLLVDPHEIRSAYLKALQALIAVYKEACAANLIDYTLFNTTVGLDRALVSYLAWRTRFRFGA, encoded by the coding sequence TTGAATCAGCCGTCGAGCCATTTCGATCCCAAGGTCTTATCCACCCTCAAACATCTCTTTCTCCGGGCACGCTTTGTCGTCGACGGCCTGATGGTAGGGGTGCATCCCTCCAGGGCCAAGGGCTTCAGTTCTGAATTCGAAGGGCACAGGGAGTACGCCCAGGGCGAGGACGTGCGCCACATAGACTGGAAAGCCTATGGTAAGTTTGACCGGTACTTCATCAAGGAGTACCGGGAGACGACCAACGTACGGGCCACTATCGTGGTCGACGCGAGCGCCTCCATGGGATACGCATCTAACGGCTGGAGCAAGTTCGAGTACGGCTCCACCCTTGCGGCATCTCTCGCCTATCTTATGCTCAAACAACAGGATGCGGTAGGGCTCGTGACGTTCTCGGACAAGGCTGACATTGTGTTGCCGCCGAAGGCGACGCAGAACCATCTGTTTGCCATCCTTCAGGCCCTGGAAAGAAAACGTCCGTCCGGAGAGACTGCCGCAGGACCCGTGCTGCAGGACCTCGCCGCATCCCTTTCACGCAAGGGCCTCGTCATACTCATCTCCGATCTGCTGGGCGATAGCGAGGGTGTAGTGCGGGGGCTGAAGCAGTTGCGCTCCAGAGAACACGACGTCATGGTCTTCCACGTACTCGACAGAGACGAGCTGGAATTTCGTTTTGAACAACCGACCATATTCAAAGACCTGGAAGAGGACATAAGACTCCTCGTGGATCCCCATGAGATCAGGTCTGCGTACCTGAAGGCGCTGCAGGCTCTCATAGCCGTCTACAAAGAAGCGTGTGCTGCAAATCTGATCGACTATACCCTGTTCAATACCACCGTTGGCCTTGACCGGGCGCTTGTCAGCTATCTCGCCTGGAGGACCCGGTTCAGGTTCGGCGCGTGA
- a CDS encoding MoxR family ATPase, producing the protein MEMAKEPLASEDDIAKVEEMRAIKLRITSEIRKMIVGQEEVIEEILIALFCRGHSLLVGVPGLAKTLLISTLAGIMELQFNRVQFTPDLMPSDITGTDILEEEAVSKRRSFRFLKGPLFTNILLADEINRTPPKTQAALLQAMQEYKVTAGGVTYPLEPPFFVLATQNPIEQEGTYPLPEAQLDRFMFNISIDYPPLDQEMEIVAATTSSYLPVLEKVINGQKIIEMQELVRRVPVSTHVIRYAVMLARASRPGERDSLSFVKEWVEWGAGPRASQYLILAAKARAIMNDGYVASAEDVRAVAPSILRHRIITNFRAQAEGITSLRVVERLLEEVRP; encoded by the coding sequence ATGGAGATGGCGAAGGAACCGTTGGCATCAGAAGACGATATCGCGAAGGTCGAGGAGATGCGGGCAATCAAGTTGCGGATCACATCAGAGATCAGGAAAATGATCGTTGGTCAGGAAGAAGTCATCGAGGAGATACTGATCGCGCTCTTCTGCCGCGGCCATTCGCTTCTGGTAGGCGTGCCTGGTCTCGCAAAAACCCTCCTCATCTCCACGCTGGCCGGCATCATGGAGTTACAGTTCAACCGTGTTCAGTTCACTCCCGACCTGATGCCTTCGGACATCACCGGTACGGACATACTGGAAGAGGAAGCCGTGAGCAAGAGACGTTCCTTCCGGTTCCTTAAAGGACCGCTCTTCACCAATATCCTGCTTGCAGACGAAATAAACAGAACACCCCCAAAGACACAGGCTGCCTTGCTCCAGGCCATGCAGGAGTATAAGGTCACGGCCGGGGGCGTCACGTATCCCCTTGAGCCACCCTTCTTTGTTCTGGCTACACAGAACCCTATAGAACAGGAGGGCACGTATCCTCTGCCTGAGGCGCAACTAGACCGCTTCATGTTCAACATCAGCATCGATTACCCACCACTGGATCAGGAGATGGAGATCGTGGCTGCGACCACTTCTTCCTACCTGCCGGTACTGGAGAAGGTGATCAACGGGCAAAAGATAATTGAAATGCAGGAACTGGTCCGGCGGGTACCTGTTTCAACGCATGTGATCCGGTATGCCGTAATGCTGGCAAGAGCTTCCCGCCCCGGGGAGCGGGACAGCCTTTCGTTTGTTAAAGAGTGGGTAGAATGGGGCGCGGGTCCAAGGGCATCCCAATATCTGATCCTTGCAGCAAAGGCACGCGCAATCATGAATGACGGCTACGTCGCTTCTGCGGAGGACGTCAGAGCTGTCGCGCCTTCCATATTGAGACACAGGATCATAACGAATTTCAGAGCACAGGCAGAAGGCATCACGTCTCTGCGGGTCGTAGAGCGCCTCCTGGAAGAGGTCAGGCCTTGA